A genome region from Myroides fluvii includes the following:
- a CDS encoding DsrE family protein, whose protein sequence is MNTGKKHSVVFQMNTENINEQNALMTYVTNVTNHWGEDVEIHVIVHGPAIGMVSKTKTMVGDALKQAMQKGVQFFACENTIRVRQIDKADIFEHVGYVPSGLIAIIEKQEEGWAYIKCNL, encoded by the coding sequence ATGAATACAGGAAAGAAACATAGCGTTGTTTTTCAAATGAATACAGAAAATATCAATGAACAGAACGCTTTAATGACCTATGTAACGAATGTGACGAATCATTGGGGAGAGGATGTTGAAATCCATGTGATTGTGCATGGTCCAGCAATTGGAATGGTGAGCAAAACCAAGACGATGGTGGGAGATGCCTTGAAGCAAGCCATGCAAAAAGGCGTTCAATTTTTTGCCTGTGAAAATACCATTCGCGTGCGTCAAATAGACAAAGCAGATATTTTCGAACATGTGGGTTATGTGCCTTCAGGACTCATTGCAATTATTGAAAAACAAGAGGAGGGTTGGGCGTATATTAAATGCAATTTATAG
- a CDS encoding bifunctional UDP-N-acetylmuramoyl-tripeptide:D-alanyl-D-alanine ligase/alanine racemase — translation MNIDTANFCAYLQAEVVGDKIEERFEIHRVSVDSRSLLNDRTTLFFALVGQNHDGHTYIEELIRSGITYFVVSDQTKIIQQAGVTYFVVQDTLQALQQAATWHRQKFDIPVVGITGSRGKTVVKEWLNFLLSNEYSIIKSPKSYNSQTGVPLSVFGMAEQHTIGLFEVGISTVSEMKNLQPIVQPTLGIITSLTNEHQDGFTSEEQKMQEKMQLFTHTPTLIGEKDDRIVAVLSPQTTYISWSLIDTETDLYGQLEGDKLCLLYNKVETFTVELPFTDEFSVRNCMTCILTMLVMDYAIETIQERINKLYAVELRLQVKTGINNCSIIDDAYSSDFQSLSIALDFLEKHRSNANKTVVLSDVFHSGLEPHELYQQVNHLLKSYQIGKVICIGEEISQYGTDSAVMRFFSSTDEFLQKVAMDEFTDETILIKGARGFRFDKIVSLLEEKTHETVLEINLTAIRHNLNFYRSKLKPETKTMVMVKAFGYGHGSVEIAQLLEHEKVSYLGVAFADEGIALRKAGIKTNIMVMNPEISAFSAMLAYDLEPEIYSIRELKAFLQVVREKNAYQYPIHIKVETGMHRHGFLTHELDELLAILKHTNSVEVKSIFSHLSSSDMEVYQDFTLGQMELFEKNSTYIKEQLQIQPIRHILNTSGIYKYAAYQMDMVRLGIGLYGIGNDKEEMKQLRNVGTLKTRIMQVKEIEAAESVGYGRRFRAARPTKVATVPIGYADGIHRVWGSNGGYVLVQNKKAPITGSICMDMLMVDVTAIECKEGDEVIIFGEDLPTTVIADAIHTIPYEIITSVSQRVKRIFFEE, via the coding sequence ATGAATATTGATACTGCAAATTTCTGTGCTTATCTGCAGGCTGAGGTTGTTGGAGATAAGATAGAAGAGCGCTTTGAGATTCATCGCGTTTCTGTGGATAGCAGATCGCTTTTGAATGATCGTACAACCTTGTTTTTCGCCTTAGTTGGGCAAAATCACGATGGACATACCTATATCGAAGAATTGATTCGGTCGGGAATTACCTATTTTGTGGTGTCAGATCAAACAAAAATAATACAGCAGGCTGGTGTAACGTATTTTGTCGTGCAAGATACGTTACAAGCCCTGCAACAAGCGGCCACTTGGCACCGTCAAAAATTTGATATTCCCGTAGTAGGAATAACAGGGAGTAGAGGAAAAACGGTTGTCAAAGAATGGTTGAATTTCCTGTTGAGCAATGAATACTCGATTATAAAAAGTCCGAAGAGTTATAACTCACAAACAGGCGTCCCTTTGTCTGTGTTTGGAATGGCGGAACAACATACTATCGGTTTGTTTGAGGTTGGCATATCCACGGTGAGTGAGATGAAAAATTTACAACCGATTGTTCAACCAACTTTAGGGATTATCACTTCCCTTACAAACGAACATCAAGATGGATTTACAAGTGAAGAACAAAAGATGCAAGAGAAGATGCAGTTGTTCACGCATACACCGACGCTTATTGGAGAAAAAGACGATCGAATTGTGGCGGTTTTATCCCCACAAACCACGTATATTAGTTGGAGTTTAATTGACACTGAAACAGACCTATACGGTCAACTTGAGGGGGATAAACTATGTTTACTATATAATAAGGTAGAAACCTTTACTGTTGAACTTCCTTTTACCGATGAATTTTCGGTTCGCAATTGCATGACGTGTATCTTGACGATGCTCGTGATGGACTATGCAATTGAAACCATACAAGAGCGCATTAACAAGTTATATGCAGTGGAATTGCGCCTGCAGGTGAAAACAGGAATCAACAATTGTTCGATTATCGATGATGCCTATAGCTCCGATTTTCAATCGTTGAGTATTGCTTTAGATTTCTTAGAGAAGCACCGTAGCAATGCCAATAAAACGGTCGTTCTATCCGATGTATTTCACAGTGGATTAGAACCCCATGAATTGTATCAACAAGTCAATCATTTATTGAAGAGCTATCAGATTGGAAAAGTAATTTGCATTGGGGAAGAAATTAGTCAGTATGGAACAGATTCAGCCGTAATGCGTTTCTTTTCTTCCACGGACGAGTTTTTACAAAAAGTCGCTATGGATGAATTTACAGATGAAACCATTTTGATCAAAGGAGCTCGTGGATTTCGATTTGACAAAATTGTCAGCTTGTTGGAAGAGAAAACCCATGAAACCGTATTGGAGATTAACCTCACCGCCATTCGACATAATCTAAACTTCTATCGTTCTAAATTAAAACCAGAAACCAAGACCATGGTGATGGTAAAGGCCTTTGGTTATGGACATGGAAGCGTAGAAATTGCCCAATTGTTGGAGCACGAAAAAGTAAGTTATTTGGGCGTTGCTTTTGCTGATGAAGGTATTGCGTTGCGCAAGGCCGGAATCAAAACGAATATTATGGTCATGAATCCTGAGATTAGTGCTTTTTCTGCGATGCTAGCGTATGATTTAGAACCCGAGATTTATTCGATTCGCGAATTGAAAGCCTTCCTTCAAGTGGTGCGTGAAAAAAATGCCTATCAGTACCCGATACATATTAAGGTAGAAACAGGAATGCATCGTCATGGATTTTTAACCCATGAGTTGGATGAACTCCTTGCTATTTTAAAACACACCAATAGCGTAGAAGTAAAATCTATTTTCTCTCATCTCTCATCGAGTGACATGGAAGTATATCAAGATTTTACTTTGGGGCAAATGGAATTGTTTGAGAAGAATAGTACTTATATTAAGGAGCAATTACAAATTCAACCGATTAGGCATATTTTAAATACATCGGGTATTTATAAGTATGCCGCCTATCAAATGGATATGGTGCGTTTGGGAATTGGGTTGTACGGCATAGGCAATGACAAGGAAGAGATGAAGCAATTGCGCAATGTGGGAACGTTAAAAACGCGCATCATGCAAGTGAAAGAAATTGAGGCTGCGGAGAGTGTTGGCTATGGGCGTCGTTTTCGCGCAGCGCGCCCCACGAAGGTTGCCACGGTTCCAATTGGTTATGCAGATGGGATTCACCGCGTATGGGGAAGTAATGGAGGCTATGTTTTAGTACAAAATAAAAAAGCACCTATAACGGGATCTATCTGTATGGATATGCTAATGGTGGATGTAACTGCAATTGAATGTAAGGAAGGGGATGAGGTGATTATTTTTGGAGAAGATCTGCCTACGACAGTTATTGCAGATGCCATTCATACGATTCCATACGAGATTATAACAAGTGTGTCTCAAAGAGTTAAAAGAATTTTCTTTGAAGAGTAA
- the mscL gene encoding large conductance mechanosensitive channel protein MscL — protein MGFLKEFKEFAVKGNVMDLAVGVIIGGAFGKIVTSIVNDVIMPVVSAIIGTPDFTNMYLVLKGEAPDGAPLAAARGIDGNVVFAYGSFITEVINFTLLALCVFLLVKGINQLRKKEAAAVEPEPAGPPAPTQEDLLAEIRDLLKNQGK, from the coding sequence ATGGGGTTTTTAAAAGAATTTAAAGAATTTGCTGTAAAAGGCAATGTAATGGACCTAGCAGTAGGGGTTATCATTGGGGGAGCATTTGGTAAAATCGTTACAAGTATTGTGAATGATGTTATTATGCCTGTAGTTTCTGCAATTATTGGAACACCTGATTTTACGAATATGTATTTGGTGTTAAAAGGAGAAGCTCCTGATGGAGCACCTCTAGCAGCAGCAAGAGGAATTGACGGTAACGTTGTTTTCGCTTACGGTAGTTTTATTACAGAAGTAATTAACTTTACGTTGTTAGCGTTGTGTGTATTCCTTTTGGTAAAAGGAATTAATCAATTGAGAAAGAAAGAAGCTGCGGCTGTAGAACCAGAACCAGCTGGACCACCAGCACCAACGCAAGAAGATTTATTAGCAGAAATCAGAGATTTACTAAAAAATCAAGGGAAATAA